Proteins from a genomic interval of Rubinisphaera italica:
- the rpsL gene encoding 30S ribosomal protein S12, producing the protein MPTINQLVRKPRKKQIAKSKTPLLEGCPQKRGVCLQVKTMTPKKPNSALRKVARVRLSNGKEVTAYIPGEGHNLQEHSIVLVRGGRVRDLPGVRYKVIRGVLDTLGVGDRRQARSRYGAKRPK; encoded by the coding sequence ATGCCGACAATCAATCAGTTAGTGCGTAAACCACGCAAAAAACAAATTGCCAAAAGTAAGACTCCACTTCTTGAAGGATGTCCTCAGAAGCGAGGCGTTTGTCTTCAGGTGAAGACGATGACACCGAAAAAGCCGAACTCGGCTTTGCGTAAAGTGGCTCGTGTCCGTTTGTCGAATGGAAAAGAAGTCACGGCTTATATTCCCGGTGAAGGCCATAACCTTCAAGAGCACTCCATTGTGCTTGTCCGTGGTGGTCGAGTTCGCGACCTTCCCGGTGTGCGTTATAAAGTTATTCGCGGCGTGCTCGATACCCTGGGTGTCGGCGATCGTCGTCAGGCACGCAGTCGCTACGGTGCGAAACGCCCTAAATAA
- the rpsG gene encoding 30S ribosomal protein S7 has product MAKRFTASVSQLKPDPRFNSILASKFVNCLMLDGKKSTAQRAFYDALEIIKQRMPEDSEIEVFERALENCKPYIEVKSKRVGGATYQVPTPVKPKRQQTLAIRWVLAAARGRKGRPISQSLAEEFMSASRREGTAMTTRENVHRMADANKAFAHFAW; this is encoded by the coding sequence ATGGCGAAGCGATTTACTGCCTCAGTTAGTCAACTGAAACCCGATCCTCGGTTCAATTCGATCCTGGCCTCGAAATTTGTCAACTGTTTGATGCTCGATGGTAAAAAGAGCACCGCACAGCGTGCATTTTACGATGCGTTGGAAATTATCAAGCAGCGTATGCCGGAAGACAGCGAAATCGAAGTCTTCGAGCGAGCTCTTGAAAACTGCAAGCCGTACATCGAAGTGAAATCAAAGCGTGTCGGTGGTGCAACTTATCAGGTTCCAACACCTGTGAAGCCAAAACGTCAGCAGACACTAGCGATTCGCTGGGTTTTGGCTGCTGCCCGAGGTCGCAAAGGTCGTCCAATTTCGCAGAGTCTGGCTGAAGAGTTCATGTCAGCCTCTCGCCGTGAAGGTACCGCGATGACCACACGTGAAAACGTACACCGCATGGCCGATGCGAACAAAGCCTTCGCCCACTTCGCCTGGTAA